In one Chitinophaga sancti genomic region, the following are encoded:
- a CDS encoding pyridoxamine 5'-phosphate oxidase family protein: protein MIGKLSDQQMQAILQQNMMGRIGCGNQPRILVVPVCYAYNGKAIIAHSAEGMKINMMRSHPQVCFEVDVITSLTHWESVIVWGQYQEIVDEKEKFYSMKFLMSRLLQYTESAKEHHAAAVAAADDYGHFNSNIRPVVYRIAIEEMTGRFEYGD from the coding sequence ATGATAGGCAAGTTATCTGACCAGCAAATGCAAGCTATCCTGCAGCAGAATATGATGGGCCGGATAGGGTGTGGTAATCAACCAAGAATATTGGTGGTACCGGTATGTTATGCTTACAATGGAAAGGCGATCATTGCACATTCTGCAGAGGGAATGAAGATAAATATGATGCGGAGTCATCCCCAGGTTTGTTTCGAGGTAGATGTGATCACCAGTCTTACGCATTGGGAGAGTGTGATCGTCTGGGGGCAGTACCAGGAGATAGTGGATGAGAAGGAAAAGTTTTACTCCATGAAATTCCTGATGAGCAGGTTGCTGCAATATACTGAATCCGCAAAGGAACATCATGCTGCTGCAGTAGCTGCTGCCGACGATTACGGGCATTTTAATTCAAACATCCGGCCGGTGGTATACAGGATTGCTATTGAAGAGATGACCGGGAGATTTGAATATGGAGATTGA
- a CDS encoding thioredoxin family protein, with the protein MKVLLLALSWLWTFASPVWETDFDKARQAAVSTHHLILLNFSGSDWCGPCIRLRNEFFEQNAFLTFADQQLILLNADFPRSKKNQLSREQQKRNDALADKYNPEGHFPFTLLLDENGKVLKTWEGAPNTSPEGFVDQLKTACHAAGK; encoded by the coding sequence ATGAAAGTATTATTACTTGCATTGTCATGGCTATGGACATTTGCCTCCCCTGTGTGGGAAACCGATTTTGATAAAGCCAGGCAAGCGGCGGTAAGCACCCATCACCTGATCCTATTGAATTTTTCGGGATCTGACTGGTGTGGACCCTGTATCCGTCTTAGAAATGAATTCTTTGAGCAGAACGCCTTTCTAACCTTTGCCGACCAGCAACTAATATTGCTCAATGCGGACTTTCCCCGCTCCAAAAAGAACCAGTTAAGCCGGGAACAACAAAAACGAAATGATGCCCTCGCGGACAAATACAATCCCGAAGGTCATTTTCCTTTCACCCTGTTGCTCGACGAAAACGGGAAAGTATTAAAGACCTGGGAAGGCGCTCCCAATACCTCGCCCGAAGGTTTTGTGGACCAGCTTAAAACCGCCTGCCATGCTGCCGGAAAATGA
- a CDS encoding FAD:protein FMN transferase — MLPENDIACLSDQVFRKVLKLMGNRFELTVVCENEQEAAAHIHAAIAEIRRIESLLTTFHEESQTSLINRNAGIRPVQVDKEVCDLIIRAGKISSLTQGAFDLSYGSVDKSLWNFDQHMTALPDPETARKMVRLIDYRNIWVNPAANEVMLREKGMRIGFGGIGKGYAAECAKALLRKRGVQSGIVNAAGDLTAWGTQPGGKPWTVGIADPDSTHHPFSYLNISDQAIATSGNYEKYAIINGKKYSHTIDPKTGLPVTGIKSVSIISTNAEIADAMATPVMIMGIRAGLNMINQMKQIACIIIDDQHQLFTSDNIQLR; from the coding sequence ATGCTGCCGGAAAATGACATCGCCTGCCTCTCCGACCAGGTATTCAGGAAAGTGCTTAAGCTCATGGGTAATCGTTTTGAGCTGACTGTCGTATGTGAAAATGAACAGGAAGCCGCAGCACATATTCATGCCGCTATTGCCGAAATACGCCGTATTGAAAGCCTGCTCACTACCTTTCATGAAGAGAGTCAGACTTCCCTCATCAACCGGAATGCCGGCATACGCCCCGTCCAGGTTGATAAAGAAGTCTGCGATCTAATTATCCGCGCGGGCAAAATATCCAGTCTCACCCAGGGAGCCTTTGACCTTAGTTACGGATCGGTAGACAAAAGTCTCTGGAATTTTGATCAGCATATGACAGCGCTTCCAGATCCGGAAACTGCCCGGAAGATGGTCCGTTTAATTGATTACCGGAACATCTGGGTAAACCCTGCGGCGAATGAAGTGATGCTGCGCGAAAAAGGCATGCGTATAGGGTTTGGCGGTATTGGAAAAGGATACGCCGCTGAATGTGCAAAAGCCCTCCTGCGCAAAAGGGGTGTTCAAAGCGGCATCGTCAATGCTGCAGGCGATCTCACTGCCTGGGGTACACAACCAGGCGGCAAGCCCTGGACCGTGGGCATTGCAGATCCTGATAGCACGCACCATCCTTTTTCCTATCTCAACATCTCTGATCAGGCCATTGCCACCTCCGGCAATTATGAGAAATATGCGATCATCAACGGCAAAAAATACTCGCATACTATTGATCCTAAAACCGGCCTTCCGGTCACCGGGATCAAAAGCGTATCTATTATCAGCACCAATGCTGAAATCGCCGATGCGATGGCAACACCTGTCATGATCATGGGTATCAGGGCAGGGTTGAATATGATCAACCAGATGAAGCAGATTGCCTGTATCATCATTGACGATCAGCATCAATTATTTACTTCGGATAATATTCAATTACGATGA
- a CDS encoding DUF4266 domain-containing protein → MIKKSAQLIVLAGIGIMLSAACTTVKEYQKNRLNDGEMTLGNRKVEKTELSFESYREGASGANGAKSGGGCGCN, encoded by the coding sequence ATGATAAAAAAAAGCGCACAACTGATCGTACTGGCCGGCATTGGTATTATGCTGTCTGCCGCCTGTACCACGGTCAAGGAATACCAGAAGAACCGCCTGAATGATGGTGAAATGACACTGGGTAACCGAAAAGTAGAAAAGACAGAACTGAGTTTTGAATCATACCGGGAAGGCGCCTCCGGGGCTAATGGAGCTAAAAGCGGCGGCGGATGTGGCTGTAACTAA
- a CDS encoding DUF3570 domain-containing protein, whose product MKKLNLAVLAMFTGILFANAQSPADTGTYKNRKLQLEEVNIVSSYYHQDGDHAAVTGGIGSQNLTDLSNSIQVTLSKYDTHNRKHTLNLELGIDHYTSASSDKIDPKTISSASSADTRFYPSISWEMENKNGTTFGAGLSFSHEFDYQSIGANLMFAQKTRNKMGEFSLKLQTYQDNLKLVYPIELRTGGGGGYREHEDYATAGRKTYSGGISWSQIVNSRFQLMFLADVIYQSGYLGLPFHRVYFNDNSVHVEKLPDSRLKIPLGIRANYFLGDRVVLRGYYRYYHDNWNINAHTASLETSIKLSPFYSLTPFYRYNHQTGTKYFAAYQAHTSADEYYTSNYDLAGFDSHFFGTGIRMIPPHGVFGMQRFNMLELRYGHYTQNNGLQANIISLNLKFK is encoded by the coding sequence ATGAAAAAACTGAACCTCGCTGTACTGGCAATGTTTACAGGCATATTGTTTGCAAATGCACAATCACCTGCTGATACCGGTACCTATAAAAACAGGAAATTACAACTCGAAGAAGTTAATATCGTTTCGAGCTACTACCACCAGGATGGCGACCACGCTGCAGTAACCGGGGGCATTGGCTCGCAGAATCTAACGGACCTTTCTAATTCTATCCAGGTAACGCTGTCGAAATATGATACTCATAACCGCAAGCATACCCTGAACCTGGAATTAGGCATTGACCATTATACCTCCGCTTCTTCTGACAAAATAGATCCTAAAACGATCTCCTCTGCCTCCTCTGCCGATACCCGCTTCTACCCTTCCATTTCCTGGGAAATGGAAAATAAAAACGGTACGACCTTTGGCGCAGGCCTATCTTTCTCTCATGAATTTGACTACCAGTCTATCGGGGCCAACCTGATGTTTGCACAAAAGACCCGTAATAAAATGGGGGAATTCTCTCTTAAACTGCAAACCTACCAGGACAACCTGAAACTGGTATACCCAATCGAATTACGCACCGGTGGCGGTGGCGGATACCGCGAACACGAAGACTATGCTACCGCAGGCAGGAAAACCTATAGCGGCGGTATATCCTGGTCGCAGATCGTCAATTCCAGGTTCCAGCTCATGTTCCTGGCGGATGTTATTTACCAGTCAGGTTATCTTGGACTACCTTTTCACAGGGTCTACTTCAATGATAACAGCGTACATGTAGAGAAACTGCCCGATAGCAGGCTGAAAATACCCCTGGGGATCCGGGCAAATTACTTCCTGGGTGACCGGGTCGTGCTGAGAGGCTATTACCGGTACTACCATGATAACTGGAACATCAATGCGCATACAGCAAGCCTGGAAACTTCCATCAAACTTTCACCGTTCTACTCACTGACACCTTTTTACAGGTATAATCACCAGACCGGCACAAAATATTTTGCAGCTTACCAGGCGCATACCAGCGCAGATGAATATTATACCAGTAATTATGACCTGGCTGGGTTTGATAGTCACTTCTTTGGTACGGGTATACGTATGATCCCACCTCACGGCGTATTCGGAATGCAACGCTTCAATATGCTGGAATTAAGGTATGGACACTATACACAGAATAATGGCCTGCAGGCGAATATTATTTCCCTGAACCTGAAATTTAAATAA
- a CDS encoding PAS domain-containing sensor histidine kinase → MNVFSSAAPELDLNALFDHASIGIMVTDEDGYIIKANPFLLKMFGYELTELAGNKIEVLVPATHRGNHAAKRNKYMAHPEKRMMGNGVEFEAVKKSGELFCVDVSLSPHFQNGNKYVTAFINDITLRKKAESDLLEVKAKDLIMEVNLLREMQLNELKSKFVSMASHEFRLPLSAILSSSYLISQYGQKGNFEQQEKHVNKIQHAVSLLTGILNNFLSIEKIEGGKIEPSFSEVTVTDYLTNIIEEINPLTSPGQALIYEHTGDPTLQTDIVLLRHIMTNLLSNAVKFSPKNENVYLFSECTGTKVEIRVVDHGIGIPAEAQANIFDRFFRAANSASIQGTGLGLSIIASYVKLLKGSITFESEEGKGTTFILTFANKPAR, encoded by the coding sequence ATGAATGTTTTTAGTTCTGCTGCTCCTGAATTGGACTTGAATGCATTGTTCGATCATGCTTCTATTGGAATCATGGTAACTGACGAAGACGGATATATTATTAAAGCGAACCCTTTCTTACTCAAAATGTTTGGTTACGAACTAACCGAACTCGCAGGAAATAAAATTGAGGTACTGGTACCTGCTACGCATCGTGGAAACCATGCTGCTAAAAGAAATAAATACATGGCACATCCCGAAAAAAGGATGATGGGCAATGGCGTTGAATTTGAAGCTGTCAAAAAAAGCGGTGAACTCTTTTGCGTAGACGTAAGTCTCAGTCCTCACTTCCAGAACGGGAACAAATATGTCACCGCATTCATCAATGATATCACCCTGCGCAAAAAGGCCGAATCAGACCTGCTGGAGGTTAAGGCCAAAGACCTGATCATGGAAGTCAACCTCCTGCGTGAAATGCAGTTAAACGAGCTGAAATCTAAATTCGTCTCGATGGCCTCGCATGAGTTCCGGCTGCCCCTCAGTGCCATTCTCTCCTCTTCATACCTGATTTCGCAATATGGACAGAAAGGCAATTTCGAACAACAGGAAAAACATGTCAACAAAATACAGCACGCTGTCAGCCTGTTAACCGGTATCCTGAACAACTTTCTTTCGATTGAAAAGATCGAAGGAGGCAAAATTGAACCTTCTTTCTCCGAAGTAACCGTTACAGATTACCTAACCAATATAATAGAAGAAATTAACCCCCTTACCAGCCCCGGGCAAGCCCTTATTTACGAACATACAGGAGATCCTACCCTCCAGACCGATATTGTGCTGCTCAGGCATATCATGACCAACCTGCTGTCTAACGCCGTAAAGTTCTCTCCCAAAAATGAAAATGTCTACCTTTTTAGTGAATGTACTGGCACTAAGGTTGAAATCAGGGTCGTAGATCATGGGATCGGCATTCCTGCAGAAGCACAGGCAAATATCTTCGACCGCTTCTTCCGGGCCGCCAATTCTGCAAGTATCCAGGGTACCGGCTTAGGACTAAGTATTATTGCGAGCTATGTAAAACTGCTGAAAGGCAGTATCACTTTCGAAAGTGAAGAAGGAAAAGGCACAACGTTCATTTTGACTTTTGCAAACAAGCCTGCCAGGTAG
- a CDS encoding outer membrane beta-barrel family protein — MKLLPVLAILLLSGWTYSFGQHKIKGIVLNKDNHQPVAYATIIVNDPLSGKIVNGTVANEQGVFEVSNLKKGSYNITIDFIGYTRQELKGINAPHDLGTIYMVAVGKSLNEVVVNSRAPTIENKTDRVVYNVATDITSQGGVATDVLKKVPQVTVDIDGNVELQGNSNIRFLINGKPSSMFGNSLADALAAIPASQIKSIEAITSPGAKYDAQGTGGIINIILKDNPMQGMNGNIALSAGTRLENGSLNLNFRKNKFGMNVFFSGNEQLSSHTPSTRTRYTYDTATKLTQETNTDFSRKAYQTGLGFDYGKLTGGLSYSYFGNHSIASTYQQPGDIYFTSDTRNHTGSLDWNLGYRQQLNTGELFLLYSGSNGNPYTSFVQGNTRSWTPGTDLQHNFSIDYSHPFNENFSVESGAKVILHHFNNTATSLPDTTQSYVFDYRMNIYAAYISAKFSLFHTLNVVAGGRYEYTTIAMGNIPSYGEFLPSLNISRKIGEDQTIKLGFSRRIERPDKELNPFVNLSDPYNITMGNPYLKPEIGNNTELGYSRNFKSGGNIYLAVTERINTNDLKSYTAYYPSYQVGDSLYKNVALTTRVNIGEEYNTGLIITSSLPVTKRLNIRENMMVFNKHVVNHLDNGNKTDGLSWRLNLNAAYSFPNDLVAEAFGEYRSAWNSIQGRVPEVINYTFAFRKLFWHKNASIGLTATNPFNQYIRQLTTLSTANYTGTYLRMVPYRSFGISMTYKFGKLQFKKEKEPGEDYLNNPPAM, encoded by the coding sequence ATGAAGTTATTACCGGTCTTAGCCATCTTATTACTATCAGGATGGACTTATTCATTTGGCCAGCATAAAATAAAAGGGATCGTACTTAACAAAGACAATCACCAACCCGTTGCCTATGCCACGATCATTGTAAATGACCCGCTTAGTGGTAAAATTGTAAATGGCACCGTCGCCAATGAGCAGGGGGTTTTTGAAGTCAGCAACCTGAAAAAAGGCAGCTATAATATTACTATCGATTTTATTGGTTATACCCGCCAGGAACTGAAAGGGATCAATGCCCCCCATGACCTGGGCACCATCTATATGGTAGCTGTGGGTAAATCCCTCAATGAAGTAGTGGTTAACTCCCGCGCCCCCACCATCGAAAACAAAACTGACCGCGTGGTATACAACGTGGCTACAGATATTACCTCGCAGGGAGGCGTAGCCACCGACGTACTAAAAAAAGTACCACAGGTCACAGTCGATATTGATGGAAATGTAGAATTACAGGGCAATTCAAACATCCGTTTCCTCATCAATGGAAAACCCTCCTCCATGTTTGGCAACAGCCTGGCAGATGCATTGGCCGCCATTCCTGCCAGCCAGATCAAAAGTATAGAAGCCATTACCAGCCCCGGTGCAAAATACGATGCACAGGGAACCGGGGGAATCATCAACATCATCCTGAAAGATAATCCCATGCAGGGTATGAATGGCAACATTGCCCTCAGTGCCGGCACCCGCCTGGAAAACGGCTCCCTAAACCTGAATTTCAGGAAGAATAAATTTGGCATGAATGTGTTCTTCAGCGGCAATGAACAACTCAGTTCCCATACACCGTCTACCCGCACCCGTTATACCTACGATACAGCAACTAAATTAACACAGGAAACAAATACCGATTTTAGCAGGAAGGCCTACCAGACCGGACTGGGTTTTGACTATGGCAAGCTCACAGGCGGCCTGTCTTACAGCTATTTCGGCAACCACTCCATTGCCAGCACCTACCAGCAACCCGGCGATATCTATTTCACATCAGATACCCGCAATCATACCGGCTCCCTGGACTGGAACCTTGGCTATCGACAACAACTTAATACCGGCGAGCTGTTCCTGCTTTACAGCGGCAGTAACGGTAACCCATATACCAGTTTTGTTCAGGGCAATACCCGTAGCTGGACACCCGGCACTGATCTGCAGCATAATTTCTCAATAGATTATTCGCATCCCTTCAATGAAAACTTTTCTGTCGAAAGCGGGGCAAAAGTCATCCTCCATCATTTCAACAACACTGCCACTTCCCTGCCGGATACCACCCAATCCTATGTATTCGACTACCGCATGAACATCTATGCAGCCTATATCTCTGCCAAATTTTCGCTCTTCCACACTTTAAATGTGGTAGCAGGCGGCCGCTACGAATACACCACCATCGCTATGGGCAATATCCCTTCTTATGGTGAGTTCCTGCCTTCGCTGAACATCTCACGTAAAATCGGTGAAGACCAAACGATCAAATTAGGCTTCAGCCGCCGTATAGAAAGACCTGACAAGGAGCTGAATCCATTTGTAAACCTGAGTGACCCCTACAATATTACCATGGGCAATCCCTACCTGAAACCAGAAATAGGCAATAACACAGAACTGGGTTACAGCCGTAATTTTAAATCTGGTGGAAACATCTACCTGGCCGTCACCGAAAGGATCAATACAAATGACCTGAAGAGCTATACGGCCTACTATCCCAGCTACCAGGTAGGCGACTCCCTGTATAAAAATGTAGCCCTCACTACGCGCGTAAACATTGGCGAGGAATATAACACAGGCCTGATCATTACCAGCTCCCTGCCAGTTACAAAACGCCTGAACATTCGTGAGAACATGATGGTATTTAATAAACACGTGGTGAACCATCTTGACAATGGAAATAAAACGGATGGTCTCAGCTGGCGACTGAATCTGAATGCTGCCTATTCCTTCCCGAATGATCTCGTTGCGGAAGCATTCGGAGAATACCGCTCTGCGTGGAACAGTATACAGGGGCGTGTTCCGGAAGTGATTAATTATACATTCGCATTCAGAAAACTCTTCTGGCACAAGAACGCCAGTATTGGCCTCACAGCGACCAATCCATTTAATCAATACATCCGTCAGCTCACCACGCTCAGTACTGCAAACTATACAGGTACCTACCTCCGTATGGTGCCTTATCGTTCATTCGGGATTAGTATGACGTACAAGTTTGGTAAACTGCAATTCAAAAAAGAAAAGGAACCCGGAGAAGACTATTTAAACAACCCACCAGCCATGTAA
- a CDS encoding efflux RND transporter permease subunit: MNQFKHNLQQHNDVDTAINYAIALRLRPKLMTAIGAILALMPLALGIGMGAQMQPPPCQSL; encoded by the coding sequence GTGAACCAGTTTAAACATAACCTGCAACAGCATAATGATGTGGATACAGCCATCAACTATGCGATCGCATTAAGACTACGGCCTAAACTGATGACAGCAATTGGCGCCATATTGGCACTGATGCCGCTGGCCCTGGGGATAGGCATGGGCGCCCAGATGCAGCCCCCCCCCTGTCAATCGCTGTAA
- a CDS encoding outer membrane beta-barrel protein: MKKIILAIGLLSISCYSFSQDKLKRAVAHSKDYIVIQLGYAGMTGTGVSTLHMGLNRTVNVALMYDIPLSASKFSLGAGLGVGSDNYYFKKERIDITNTVAPARQASDNYKHSKLANTYLEIPLELRFHQFPDDLNKGFKVGIGVKAGYLLNAHTKTTSDATGHNVTQTESSKYWFNSYRLAGTARIGYGNFALFGTYSLSQIFKSNNTYALKGYSVGLSFGGF, from the coding sequence ATGAAAAAAATCATTTTAGCAATTGGCTTACTCAGCATTTCCTGCTACTCATTTTCCCAGGACAAATTAAAGCGTGCGGTAGCACATTCCAAAGATTATATAGTGATACAGCTGGGTTATGCAGGCATGACGGGTACCGGCGTGAGCACCCTTCACATGGGCCTTAACCGGACAGTCAACGTTGCCCTGATGTATGATATTCCATTATCAGCTTCAAAATTCAGTTTGGGTGCAGGCCTGGGAGTAGGATCAGATAATTACTATTTCAAAAAAGAACGCATCGATATCACCAACACCGTCGCTCCTGCCAGGCAGGCCTCAGATAATTACAAACATTCAAAATTAGCCAATACCTACCTTGAGATTCCCCTGGAACTACGATTCCACCAGTTCCCGGACGATCTGAATAAAGGCTTCAAGGTAGGCATTGGGGTGAAAGCCGGCTACCTGCTGAATGCACATACTAAAACAACATCAGATGCAACTGGCCATAACGTAACACAAACCGAAAGTAGCAAATACTGGTTTAACAGCTACCGCCTCGCCGGAACAGCCAGGATCGGTTACGGTAATTTTGCCCTGTTTGGCACCTATTCACTGAGCCAGATCTTTAAATCCAATAATACCTACGCACTCAAAGGTTACTCTGTAGGCCTGAGTTTTGGAGGCTTCTAA
- a CDS encoding RNA polymerase sigma factor — protein sequence MTDTEQEIIRKCIAGDRASQGRLYQFYARKMMWYAKNREEGEEILQDGFVRVFKYLHRYRNKGSLEGWIRKELPPDFYLVVSFL from the coding sequence TTGACCGATACTGAGCAGGAGATTATCAGGAAATGTATTGCAGGCGACAGGGCATCCCAGGGGAGGCTCTACCAGTTCTATGCCCGTAAGATGATGTGGTATGCTAAAAACCGGGAAGAAGGCGAAGAAATATTGCAGGATGGTTTTGTACGGGTGTTTAAATATCTCCACAGGTATCGCAACAAAGGATCGCTGGAAGGCTGGATCAGGAAGGAATTGCCACCAGATTTCTATCTGGTGGTTTCGTTTCTTTAG
- a CDS encoding PLP-dependent cysteine synthase family protein translates to MLSEVSVVDQRFGELWNLVGNTPMLKLEYQYKGRPGYIFVKCEHYNLTGSIKDRMALYIMKQAYLQDLIKPGDMIVEATSGNTGIAFSAIGRALGHKVIIMMPDWLSRERQDIIRSFGATVRLVSKEEGGFLGSIRLAEDLRQNSDQYFLPRQFENEYNTEAHAATTGPEIWEQLLHVGLQPDAFVAGVGTGGTVMGVGKYLKSVHPGVKIHPLEPAESPTLSTGHKVGSHRIQGISDEFIPAIVKLDQLDEIMQANDGDAIIVAQKLAAELGLAVGISSGANVIGAIRLKEKMGDDAVVVTLLCDSNKKYLSTDLVKPQTSKPGYISADLSFTGFRTIPRLSEPIIH, encoded by the coding sequence ATGTTGTCGGAAGTATCTGTGGTTGATCAGCGATTTGGGGAGCTGTGGAACCTGGTTGGTAACACGCCTATGCTAAAACTCGAATATCAATATAAAGGCCGTCCTGGCTACATATTCGTAAAGTGTGAGCATTATAACCTGACCGGGAGTATTAAGGACCGTATGGCCCTTTATATTATGAAGCAGGCCTATCTGCAGGACCTGATCAAACCAGGGGATATGATCGTGGAGGCAACAAGTGGTAATACAGGGATTGCATTTTCTGCTATCGGCCGTGCACTGGGGCACAAGGTCATCATCATGATGCCTGACTGGCTGAGCCGGGAAAGGCAGGATATTATCCGGAGTTTTGGAGCGACCGTTCGCCTGGTAAGTAAAGAGGAGGGTGGTTTCCTGGGGAGTATCCGGCTGGCAGAAGATTTACGTCAAAATAGTGATCAGTATTTCCTGCCCCGCCAGTTTGAAAATGAATATAATACCGAAGCACATGCTGCCACTACCGGGCCTGAAATCTGGGAACAACTGCTTCATGTGGGCTTACAGCCAGATGCGTTTGTAGCGGGTGTAGGCACAGGAGGTACGGTAATGGGTGTAGGAAAATACCTGAAAAGCGTGCACCCGGGCGTGAAAATTCATCCCCTGGAACCTGCGGAGTCACCGACTTTAAGTACCGGTCATAAGGTAGGCAGTCATCGTATCCAGGGCATCTCTGACGAATTTATTCCTGCTATTGTAAAGCTGGATCAGTTAGATGAGATCATGCAGGCAAATGATGGGGATGCGATCATTGTAGCACAAAAACTGGCTGCAGAACTGGGCCTGGCTGTGGGCATCTCCTCCGGTGCCAACGTGATCGGTGCCATCAGGCTGAAAGAGAAAATGGGAGACGATGCGGTAGTAGTGACACTGCTATGCGATAGTAATAAGAAGTACCTGAGTACAGACCTGGTAAAACCGCAGACCTCTAAGCCCGGCTATATTTCTGCCGACTTAAGTTTTACCGGGTTCAGAACAATACCAAGACTGAGTGAACCGATCATTCATTAA